The Phycisphaeraceae bacterium genome has a window encoding:
- a CDS encoding cytochrome c oxidase subunit 3 — protein sequence MGIKYVEYSHKIHDGLVWGAAFNPKLEHGVVHHDNAANPGMDAGAVVTPPARGTGASSPYGAWNPYGSATIEVPRSQVQPPASGAAGLKPPPPPTKTKEELTQDVRTYFSIYFCLTGLHGIHVVIGMGIMVWLFFKAWKGQFGPDYFTPVDLGGLYWHLVDLIWIFLFPLLYLI from the coding sequence ATGGGCATCAAGTACGTCGAATACAGCCACAAGATCCACGACGGACTGGTGTGGGGGGCGGCGTTCAACCCCAAGCTGGAGCACGGCGTGGTCCATCATGACAACGCCGCCAACCCCGGCATGGATGCCGGCGCGGTAGTCACCCCTCCCGCGCGGGGCACGGGGGCGAGCAGTCCCTACGGCGCCTGGAATCCCTACGGAAGCGCCACGATTGAGGTGCCGCGCTCCCAGGTGCAGCCGCCCGCATCGGGGGCCGCTGGCCTCAAGCCGCCTCCGCCGCCGACCAAGACGAAGGAAGAACTGACCCAGGACGTCCGCACGTACTTCTCGATTTACTTCTGCCTCACCGGGCTGCACGGCATCCACGTGGTGATCGGCATGGGCATCATGGTCTGGCTCTTCTTCAAGGCATGGAAGGGCCAGTTTGGTCCGGATTACTTCACTCCGGTCGATCTGGGGGGGCTCTACTGGCACCTCGTGGACCTGATCTGGATCTTCCTGTTCCCGCTGCTGTATCTGATCTAG
- a CDS encoding cytochrome C oxidase subunit IV family protein — protein sequence MAHAEHSGEHHHGVGHIVPVRITLAVGMALLVLTVVTVLTAKFVDLGPGNIWLALAIAFTKASLVCLYFMHLRWDSPFNTLVLITSFFGVLLFIGFALTDTSEYQGEIKTFQTSEFATPPPAPPAQ from the coding sequence ATGGCACACGCAGAACATTCCGGTGAACATCATCACGGCGTCGGGCACATCGTGCCGGTCCGCATCACGCTGGCGGTGGGCATGGCCCTGTTGGTGCTGACGGTCGTCACCGTTCTCACGGCCAAGTTCGTGGATCTTGGCCCCGGCAACATCTGGCTGGCGCTGGCCATCGCCTTCACCAAGGCCTCGCTGGTGTGTCTGTACTTCATGCACCTGCGCTGGGACAGCCCGTTCAACACGCTGGTGCTGATCACCTCGTTCTTCGGCGTGCTGCTGTTCATCGGGTTCGCACTGACGGATACCTCGGAGTATCAGGGGGAGATCAAGACGTTTCAGACGTCGGAGTTCGCCACCCCGCCGCCAGCGCCGCCCGCCCAGTGA
- a CDS encoding heme-copper oxidase subunit III: protein MTESRPNPAPSLPDAGLDRDPFRGMKTGTLGMTIFLISLAALFGATMIGWLIMAIVLRNRTTFIDDAGHEVVLPPMPDLPGLPWLLWVSTLVILVSSGTIQWAKNSARRDHQPGVRWGANLTLMLGFVFLALQTVCWFQWVDRAWGAMDASHDAYRFAATGFLVLSGLHAAHVVGGLVPLIIVAVRARAGRYGPANHAGLDHVALYWHFLDVIWVIMFLGLVVAG from the coding sequence GTGACCGAATCACGCCCCAACCCCGCTCCGTCCCTGCCGGACGCCGGGCTCGACCGCGATCCGTTTCGCGGCATGAAGACCGGTACGCTGGGCATGACGATCTTCCTGATCTCGCTCGCCGCCCTCTTCGGGGCGACGATGATCGGCTGGCTCATCATGGCCATCGTGCTGCGCAACCGCACCACGTTCATCGATGATGCCGGTCACGAGGTCGTGCTGCCGCCCATGCCTGATCTGCCGGGGCTGCCGTGGCTGCTGTGGGTTTCCACGCTCGTGATTCTCGTGTCCAGCGGAACGATCCAGTGGGCGAAGAACAGCGCCCGGCGGGATCATCAGCCGGGCGTGCGGTGGGGGGCGAATCTCACGCTGATGCTGGGATTCGTCTTCCTCGCGCTGCAGACGGTGTGCTGGTTTCAGTGGGTGGACCGCGCCTGGGGCGCGATGGACGCGAGCCACGACGCCTATCGCTTCGCGGCGACCGGGTTCCTGGTGCTGTCAGGTCTGCACGCCGCCCACGTGGTGGGCGGGCTTGTGCCGCTGATCATCGTCGCGGTGCGGGCCAGGGCGGGCCGCTACGGCCCGGCCAACCACGCCGGGCTGGATCACGTGGCGCTGTACTGGCACTTCCTGGACGTGATCTGGGTCATCATGTTCCTGGGGCTGGTGGTGGCAGGGTGA
- a CDS encoding transcriptional repressor — translation MDVLDLLRRHGIQPTPQRLAVAEQVLSAKTHPTADIVWEQVRRRCPTVSRATVYNTLNLMVKKGLIRTQVLREGIVVFDPHVDAHHHFVDTKTGRIYDIPWDAIRVTGHADLKGFEVREYQVILRGRRNAK, via the coding sequence ATGGACGTCCTTGATCTTCTTCGCCGGCATGGGATTCAGCCGACGCCGCAGCGCCTGGCCGTCGCGGAGCAGGTATTGTCCGCCAAGACGCATCCCACGGCCGACATCGTGTGGGAGCAGGTGCGTCGGCGGTGTCCGACCGTGTCGAGGGCGACGGTGTACAACACGCTCAACCTGATGGTGAAGAAAGGGTTGATCCGCACGCAGGTGCTCAGGGAAGGCATCGTGGTGTTCGATCCGCACGTGGACGCCCACCATCACTTCGTCGATACGAAGACCGGACGCATCTATGACATTCCCTGGGACGCGATTCGGGTGACAGGACACGCGGACCTCAAGGGATTCGAGGTGCGTGAGTACCAGGTCATTCTGCGCGGCAGACGGAACGCGAAGTAG